In a single window of the Trichoderma breve strain T069 chromosome 6, whole genome shotgun sequence genome:
- a CDS encoding sulfatase domain-containing protein, which yields MESTRRFASGMASGIRFSSPTRRRFHSAASTVTHVSAPVLRVLSAFAARFVSREFLFAICVVAIISSKLVHIYAHLTALAFSSISHWGLTFFTQDSIFLIIIRLLLDTEIYPWRWLRIVLTTLASLIVMAVLLLSAVNNSFFVVAGSEPHWRNAGLASNASSWKLAVTGLFTCLIVLAIDLGISWVTQDIFYYLAGLVVDLLKWPFTFVYNLIPYRIRPAVNVGYAHIPQQDVEGGSELMGKEDDDVDTIGTSSGSGGSSVVSDNRRKSKWTTALYVLVGFTLFLQILLYIVRPNEGSYAYMSWTLPLIPFADFAHSSPILATLTPVYDNSIGWNWDNRTALVEPIRWEWLPKEPLAGFEDWYDQEQTHYRASQDPLKISNLKNDLLPELRDRLANITIKNVVLIKLESTRKDAFPVKKDGLFYQLAVESFENATLPKTAEKKISTLTPTANFLTGDYEDGFEHKEKKRRGGLNANNCHTTASYTLKSLTGTLCGLSPLVADFNAEVSHHIYQPCLTHIFDAMNLGLANSSKDTDKNDFTTHKWKSSFMMSVTNGFDKQDQLMVQLGFPENNTVSKEYLKSDDAKFGPVDEEDINYYGMPEYVIEDYIRDAFKTAKENNERVFLTHLTSTTHHPFGLPEGVDHVPITSEDTTKLDNVSKYLNAIGFVDGWLQKILDVLDEEGVADETLVIFVGDHGLSVPENDGITPYYNSNIGNFHVPLVFSHPQLPAIDINDAVVSYQILPTILDMLLETGSLSPSQTGIAKDMIDNYEGQSMLRELINYNEKTHQPNWQFTVMNPGRATVAVRDSLEPHWRLTVPIIENTEWRFTDLDTEPHEEKHLVAFEFAEFLGKIEQERSPEAAQWAEQAAFVARWWVEENSLRWHYTP from the coding sequence ATGGAATCGACGCGCCGCTTCGCCAGCGGCATGGCGTCTGGCATCCGCTTCTCCAGCCCGACGCGGAGACGGTTCCATTCCGCTGCCTCGACCGTTACCCACGTTTCGGCACCTGTCCTCCGGGTTCTGTCTGCCTTTGCGGCTCGATTCGTCTCCCGAGAGTTCCTCTTTGCCATATgcgtcgtcgccatcatcagcagcaagctGGTCCACATATACGCCCATCTCACGGCGCttgccttctcctccatATCACATTGGGGCCTCACCTTCTTCACACAGGATAGCATCttcttaataataatacgGCTGTTGCTCGATACGGAGATCTACCCATGGCGGTGGCTGCGCATCGTTCTCACAACGCTGGCCTCACTTATCGTCATGGCTGTGCTGCTCCTGTCGGCTGTCAACAACTCATTCTTTGTCGTTGCCGGCTCTGAACCGCATTGGCGCAATGCTGGCCTGGCTAGCAACGCCTCTTCTTGGAAACTGGCAGTCACTGGACTGTTTACCTGCCTGATTGTGTTGGCCATCGACCTGGGCATCAGCTGGGTGACTCAGGACATCTTCTATTACCTGGCTGGCCTTGTCGTGGACTTGCTCAAGTGGCCCTTTACCTTCGTGTACAACCTGATCCCCTACCGCATACGCCCCGCGGTAAATGTCGGATATGCTCACATCCCGCAGCAAGATGTCGAGGGTGGATCTGAGCTCATGGGtaaagaggacgatgatgttgacaCCATCGGTACTTCCAGCGGCTCTGGTGGCTCCAGCGTCGTCTCCGATAATCGTCGAAAGTCGAAATGGACCACTGCTCTCTATGTTCTCGTCGGCTTCACACTGTTCCTCCAGATCCTGCTGTATATTGTCCGGCCGAACGAAGGATCTTATGCCTACATGTCGTGGACCTTGCCGCTGATACCCTTTGCGGATTTTGCTCATTCATCGCCTATTTTAGCTACGCTCACTCCCGTTTACGATAACAGCATTGGTTGGAACTGGGATAACCGTACCGCACTGGTCGAGCCGATTCGATGGGAGTGGCTGCCAAAGGAACCCCTCGCAGGGTTTGAAGATTGGTACGATCAGGAGCAGACCCACTACCGCGCTTCTCAGGATCCCCTGAAAATATCCAACCTCAAGAACGATCTCCTCCCCGAGCTTCGTGACAGACTGGcaaacatcaccatcaagaacGTCGTGCTCATCAAACTGGAAAGCACGAGAAAGGATGCTTTCCCTGTCAAAAAGGATGGCTTGTTCTATCAGCTTGCGGTAGAATCGTTCGAGAACGCTACACTCCCGAAGAcggccgagaagaagatatcCACACTCACCCCCACCGCTAACTTCCTGACGGGAGATTACGAGGATGGCTTTGAacacaaggaaaagaagcgacGGGGTGGTCTCAACGCCAACAACTGCCACACGACCGCCAGCTACACTCTCAAGAGTCTGACTGGTACACTCTGCGGACTGTCACCCCTTGTCGCCGATTTCAACGCCGAAGTGTCGCATCACATCTACCAACCCTGCTTGACTCATATCTTTGATGCCATGAACCTTGGCCTCGCGAATTCTTCCAAGGACACCGACAAGAACGACTTTACCACCCACAAGTGGAAGTCTTCCTTTATGATGTCGGTGACAAATGGGTTTGATAAGCAGGATCAGCTCATGGTTCAGCTTGGTTTCCCAGAGAACAACACTGTTTCGAAGGAATACCTCAAGAGTGACGACGCCAAGTTTGGACcggtggatgaggaggacaTCAACTACTACGGAATGCCCGAGTACGTCATCGAAGATTATATCCGCGATGCATTCAAGACGGCCAAGGAGAACAACGAGCGAGTGTTTTTGACCCACTTGACCAGCACCACACACCATCCTTTTGGGCTCCCGGAAGGTGTAGACCATGTGCCCATCACCAGCGAAGACACCACCAAGCTTGACAACGTATCGAAGTACCTCAACGCTATTGGATTCGTTGATGGCTGGCTTCAAAAGATACTGGATGTTCTGGATGAGGAAGGCGTTGCTGATGAGACGCTGGTCATCTTTGTTGGCGACCACGGCCTCTCAGTCCCGGAAAACGATGGCATTACGCCGTACTATAACTCCAACATTGGCAACTTCCACGTGCCGCTGGTCTTCTCACACCCTCAGCTACCTGCCATTGACATCAACGATGCAGTTGTTTCATACCAGATTCTGCCTACGATCCTCGATATGCTACTTGAAACTGGCTCGCTCTCTCCATCCCAGACTGGCATCGCAAAAGACATGATTGACAACTACGAAGGACAGTCAATGCTGCGAGAGCTCATCAACTACAACGAAAAGACGCACCAGCCCAACTGGCAATTCACCGTTATGAACCCTGGCCGAGCTACTGTTGCTGTTCGTGACTCACTCGAACCTCACTGGAGACTCACGGTGCCCATCATTGAGAACACTGAGTGGCGCTTCACCGACTTGGATACAGAGCCCCATGAAGAGAAGCACCTCGTTGCTTTTGAATTTGCCGAGTTTTTGGGCAAAATTGAGCAGGAGAGGTCACCTGAGGCAGCCCAATGGGCTGAGCAAGCTGCGTTTGTCGCACGATGGTGGGTTGAGGAGAACAGTTTGCGCTGGCACTACACTCCATAA